The Amycolatopsis viridis genome window below encodes:
- a CDS encoding oligopeptide/dipeptide ABC transporter ATP-binding protein, whose product MSLLELDGVHVVHKIRSSGLLGRDSVHALTDASLTVRPGETIGVVGESGCGKTTLAKVVVGLQKPTRGVVRFRGKPLWERSSVRRDFGRDIGMIFQDPSTALNRRMSIARIVRDPLDVHQVGTPAERAERVRELMELVGLPASVADAVPGQLSGGQRQRVAIARALALEPSLLVADEPTSALDVSVRAQILNLLLDLRERLNLGMIFVSHDIQTVRKMSDRIVTMYLGRIVEDAPAAAIPGEARHPYTRALFSATPSLLNPIEPIVLTGPVPSAVNPPSGCPFRTRCPKATDECAEAVPPASEAGAGHTYHCIHPELEVSVR is encoded by the coding sequence ATGAGCCTGCTGGAACTCGACGGCGTGCACGTCGTGCACAAGATCCGGTCGTCCGGACTGCTCGGGCGCGACTCCGTGCACGCGCTGACCGACGCGTCGCTGACCGTCCGCCCCGGCGAGACGATCGGCGTGGTCGGCGAGTCCGGCTGCGGCAAGACGACGCTGGCGAAGGTCGTGGTCGGACTGCAGAAGCCCACCCGTGGTGTCGTGCGGTTCCGCGGGAAACCGTTGTGGGAGCGCAGTTCCGTGCGGCGCGACTTCGGCCGCGACATCGGGATGATCTTCCAGGACCCGTCCACCGCGCTGAACCGGCGCATGTCCATCGCCCGCATCGTGCGTGATCCGCTGGACGTGCACCAGGTCGGCACGCCGGCCGAGCGCGCCGAACGGGTGCGCGAGCTGATGGAACTGGTCGGCCTGCCGGCCAGCGTCGCCGACGCGGTACCCGGCCAGCTCTCCGGCGGGCAGCGGCAGCGGGTGGCGATCGCGCGGGCGCTGGCGCTGGAGCCGTCCCTGCTGGTCGCCGACGAACCGACCTCCGCGCTGGACGTCTCGGTGCGTGCCCAGATCCTCAACCTGCTGCTCGACCTGCGCGAGCGGCTGAACCTGGGGATGATCTTCGTCTCGCACGACATCCAGACCGTGCGGAAGATGAGCGACCGCATCGTCACGATGTACCTCGGCCGCATCGTCGAGGACGCACCGGCGGCGGCCATCCCGGGCGAGGCGCGGCACCCGTACACGCGGGCGTTGTTCTCGGCGACGCCGAGCCTGCTCAACCCGATCGAACCGATAGTGCTGACCGGGCCGGTGCCGTCCGCGGTCAACCCACCCAGCGGCTGTCCGTTCCGCACCCGGTGTCCGAAAGCGACGGACGAGTGCGCCGAGGCGGTGCCACCGGCGTCGGAGGCCGGCGCCGGGCACACCTACCACTGCATCCACCCAGAACTCGAAGTGAGTGTTCGATGA
- a CDS encoding beta-galactosidase, protein MISYGADYNPEHWAPEVWDEDVKLMTEAGVTLVTLGVFSWAKVEPRPGEYDFGWVDAVMDKLADAGIGVALATMTASPPPWLTHRHPEVLPVREDGTRLSAGSRQQFCPSSPVFREHAARLVEQLATRYGDHPALKIWHVGNEYGCHIRACYCDVSAADFRSWLRERYGNLDALNAAWSTTFWSQGYSDWAEIQPPRVAPSFRNPAQQLDYQRFSSDASLGCYRTEAEVLRRLTPHVPLTTNFVGLVQKALDWHAWEPHEDVVSLDSYPEPYDPRGHVEAAFGYDLVRSLKDGRPWMLLEHAPSAVNWRTHNGAKPPGVMRQGVLQAVARGADAAMFFQWRQSRGGAEKFHSAMVPHAGADTRVFAEARALGQDLAALADVAGTRVRSDVAFLHDWDSWWALELDAHPSADVTQLDAHLAHYAPFFDAGVTCDVVRPTRDLSAYRLVVVPNLYLLENEVAEGLRRYVEGGGHLLVSFFSGIVDACDRAHLGGYPVAPLRETLGVRVEEFWPLAPGTTVPLTSGATGTLWSEAMSAEGAEVVDAFTGGDLTGSPAITRHGYGAGVAWYLGTRPDPDGMRRLVDRIAAEAGVAPVLPGLPAGVQAVRRAGPDREFLFLLNHNTEKVQIGLPEPAPDLLTGSAPAARHTLAPRGVAVLRIH, encoded by the coding sequence GTGATCTCCTACGGCGCCGACTACAACCCCGAACACTGGGCGCCCGAGGTCTGGGACGAAGACGTCAAGCTGATGACCGAGGCCGGCGTCACGCTGGTGACGCTGGGCGTGTTCTCCTGGGCGAAGGTGGAGCCGCGGCCGGGCGAGTACGACTTCGGCTGGGTCGACGCGGTGATGGACAAGCTCGCCGACGCCGGCATCGGCGTGGCACTGGCGACCATGACCGCGTCCCCGCCGCCGTGGCTGACCCACCGCCACCCCGAGGTGCTGCCGGTCCGCGAGGACGGCACCCGGCTGTCGGCCGGGTCGCGCCAGCAGTTCTGCCCGTCCAGCCCGGTGTTCCGGGAGCACGCGGCCCGCCTGGTGGAGCAGCTCGCCACCCGGTACGGCGACCACCCGGCGCTGAAGATCTGGCACGTCGGCAACGAGTACGGCTGCCACATCCGGGCGTGCTACTGCGACGTCTCCGCCGCCGACTTCCGGTCCTGGCTGCGCGAGCGCTACGGCAACCTCGACGCCCTCAACGCCGCGTGGTCCACCACGTTCTGGTCGCAGGGCTACTCGGACTGGGCGGAGATCCAGCCACCGCGGGTCGCGCCGTCGTTCCGCAACCCGGCCCAGCAGCTGGACTACCAGCGGTTCTCCTCCGACGCGTCGCTGGGCTGCTACCGCACCGAGGCGGAGGTGCTGCGCCGGCTGACCCCGCACGTCCCGCTCACCACCAACTTCGTCGGCCTGGTGCAGAAGGCGCTGGACTGGCACGCGTGGGAACCGCACGAGGACGTCGTGTCGCTGGACTCCTACCCCGAGCCCTACGACCCGCGCGGCCACGTGGAGGCCGCGTTCGGCTACGACCTGGTGCGGTCGCTGAAGGACGGCCGGCCGTGGATGCTGCTGGAGCACGCGCCCAGCGCGGTGAACTGGCGCACGCACAACGGCGCGAAACCGCCGGGCGTGATGCGCCAGGGCGTGCTGCAGGCCGTGGCACGCGGCGCGGACGCGGCGATGTTCTTCCAGTGGCGGCAGAGCCGCGGCGGCGCGGAGAAGTTCCACTCCGCGATGGTGCCGCACGCCGGTGCGGACACCCGGGTGTTCGCCGAGGCCCGCGCGCTGGGCCAGGACCTCGCGGCGCTGGCCGACGTGGCCGGCACACGCGTGCGGTCGGACGTGGCGTTCCTGCACGACTGGGACAGCTGGTGGGCGCTGGAGCTGGACGCGCACCCCTCGGCCGACGTCACCCAGCTCGACGCGCACCTCGCGCACTACGCGCCGTTCTTCGACGCCGGTGTCACCTGCGACGTGGTGCGGCCGACCCGTGATCTGTCGGCGTACCGGCTGGTCGTGGTGCCGAACCTGTACCTGCTCGAGAACGAGGTCGCCGAGGGCCTGCGCCGCTACGTCGAGGGCGGCGGGCACCTGCTGGTGTCGTTCTTCTCCGGCATCGTCGACGCCTGCGACCGCGCCCACCTGGGCGGGTACCCGGTGGCTCCGCTGCGCGAGACGCTCGGCGTGCGGGTGGAGGAGTTCTGGCCGCTCGCCCCGGGCACGACCGTGCCGCTGACCTCGGGCGCCACCGGCACCCTGTGGTCGGAGGCGATGTCGGCGGAGGGCGCGGAGGTCGTCGACGCGTTCACCGGCGGTGACCTGACCGGTTCGCCCGCGATCACCCGGCACGGCTACGGCGCCGGGGTCGCCTGGTACCTCGGCACCCGGCCCGATCCGGACGGGATGCGGCGCCTGGTCGACCGGATCGCCGCCGAGGCGGGCGTGGCACCGGTACTGCCGGGGCTGCCGGCCGGTGTGCAGGCCGTGCGCCGGGCCGGGCCGGACCGGGAGTTCCTGTTCCTGCTGAACCACAACACCGAAAAGGTCCAGATCGGCCTGCCGGAACCGGCACCCGACCTGCTCACCGGCTCGGCGCCCGCGGCCCGGCACACGCTGGCGCCGCGCGGGGTCGCGGTTTTGCGCATCCACTGA
- a CDS encoding ROK family protein: MTTLGVDLGATHLRAGLVDRAGRLSGVTRQALPPDPTARLDALRSVVAAHPEVSAVGLAVAGTVRDGVLTWSANLGLSGVDFAAELGRPVTVLNDARAAGLAEARLGAGTGAATVLLVTVGTGLGGAVVTGGRLLEGAGHAGEVGHLVLEAGGPPCRCGNSGCWEQLAGGVALNRTGAALGPAGDGTPGAARLAAAVVAGQPRAVAALEQHARQFARGLDSLCAVLAPHTVVLGGGLIARSGPIRDAYLAAARTLRWHTGAVLPAQLGDDAGVLGAALAANPC, encoded by the coding sequence GTGACCACCCTGGGCGTCGACCTCGGCGCGACCCACCTCCGGGCTGGGCTGGTGGACCGGGCGGGCCGGCTCAGCGGCGTGACCCGGCAGGCGCTGCCACCCGATCCCACCGCCCGGCTGGACGCGCTCCGGTCCGTCGTGGCGGCCCACCCCGAGGTGTCCGCGGTGGGCCTGGCGGTCGCCGGTACCGTCCGGGACGGCGTGCTGACCTGGTCGGCGAACCTCGGGCTGTCCGGTGTGGACTTTGCGGCGGAGCTGGGCCGTCCGGTGACCGTGCTCAACGACGCCCGCGCCGCCGGACTGGCCGAGGCCCGCCTCGGCGCGGGCACCGGTGCGGCCACGGTCCTGCTGGTGACCGTGGGCACCGGGCTGGGCGGGGCGGTGGTGACCGGCGGGCGGCTGCTCGAGGGCGCCGGGCACGCCGGCGAGGTCGGTCACCTGGTGCTGGAGGCCGGGGGACCGCCGTGCCGGTGCGGCAACAGCGGGTGCTGGGAACAGCTCGCGGGCGGCGTCGCGCTGAACCGGACCGGCGCCGCGCTGGGCCCGGCCGGGGACGGAACACCCGGTGCCGCGCGACTCGCCGCCGCTGTCGTGGCCGGACAACCACGCGCGGTGGCCGCGCTGGAGCAGCACGCCCGGCAGTTCGCCCGCGGGCTGGACAGCCTCTGCGCCGTGCTCGCGCCGCACACCGTCGTGCTCGGCGGCGGCCTCATCGCCCGCTCCGGCCCGATCCGGGACGCCTACCTCGCCGCCGCGCGTACCCTGCGGTGGCACACCGGGGCGGTGCTCCCGGCGCAGCTCGGCGACGACGCCGGGGTCCTCGGCGCGGCACTGGCGGCCAATCCTTGCTGA
- a CDS encoding aminotransferase-like domain-containing protein gives MHIQDALADWSARSGPLYARLSAALTAAIERGDIPPGTVLPPERSLAKRLAIGRSTVMHAYARLREAGVLETRQGSGSWVTGGHRNGNAEAPRDSLPVAALRNPAALVDLATAALPAHRRLRDAVAALGVADPDTAAALDTPGYHPAGLPALRAALADRLTAQGLPTAADQVLVTTGDQQGLSLLAGHALPDREPAIVEAPTSPGILDVLHGLSVPLRGAPPVTAGGDELPALVDRIRPGLVYLVPTLSPLGRVLGAGDRKRLATALAERDTLVVDDVSQAGLVFEQVPPPLAAYAESDNLLTVGSLSKLHWGGLRLGWVRGPAPLVAALARAKARADLGTPVLDQVLATRLLGVEDEVRAERVAELRDRLAHAGATLTALLPEFRWTPPEGGLSLWLQLPAGTATAFSEVATRFGVAVVPGGVLSPRGLSDDHVRIVYARPPEVFDEGVHRLAAAWARYRHSGDDQPVLL, from the coding sequence ATGCACATCCAGGACGCGCTCGCCGACTGGTCCGCGCGGTCCGGGCCGCTGTACGCCCGGTTGTCCGCGGCCCTCACCGCGGCCATCGAGCGCGGCGACATCCCGCCCGGCACCGTGCTGCCACCGGAGCGGTCATTGGCCAAACGGCTGGCGATCGGCCGGAGCACGGTGATGCACGCCTACGCCCGCCTCCGCGAGGCCGGGGTCCTGGAAACCCGGCAGGGCAGCGGATCCTGGGTCACCGGCGGGCACCGGAACGGGAACGCGGAAGCCCCCCGGGACTCGCTGCCCGTCGCGGCCCTGCGGAACCCGGCGGCGCTCGTCGATCTCGCCACCGCCGCGCTGCCCGCGCACCGCCGCCTGCGTGACGCGGTCGCCGCGCTGGGCGTGGCCGACCCGGACACCGCGGCCGCGCTCGACACCCCCGGCTACCACCCGGCCGGGCTGCCCGCGCTGCGGGCCGCGCTGGCCGACCGGCTGACCGCGCAGGGCCTGCCCACGGCCGCCGACCAGGTGCTCGTCACCACCGGTGACCAGCAGGGCTTGTCGCTGCTGGCCGGGCACGCGCTGCCGGACCGGGAACCGGCGATCGTGGAGGCACCGACCAGCCCGGGCATCCTCGACGTGCTGCACGGGCTGTCCGTGCCGCTGCGGGGTGCCCCGCCGGTGACCGCCGGAGGTGACGAACTGCCCGCGCTCGTCGACCGCATCCGTCCCGGCCTGGTGTACCTCGTGCCGACGCTCAGCCCGCTCGGCCGGGTCCTCGGTGCCGGCGACCGGAAGCGGCTGGCGACCGCGCTCGCCGAGCGGGACACCCTGGTGGTGGACGACGTCAGCCAGGCCGGGCTGGTGTTCGAGCAGGTGCCGCCGCCGCTGGCCGCGTACGCGGAGTCGGACAACCTGCTGACCGTCGGCTCGCTCAGCAAGCTGCACTGGGGCGGGCTGCGGCTCGGCTGGGTGCGCGGGCCGGCGCCGCTGGTGGCCGCGCTCGCCCGCGCCAAGGCACGCGCCGACCTCGGCACCCCGGTGCTCGACCAGGTGCTGGCCACCCGGTTGCTCGGCGTCGAGGACGAGGTGCGGGCCGAGCGCGTCGCCGAGCTCCGTGACCGGCTCGCGCACGCCGGCGCCACGCTGACCGCGTTGCTGCCCGAGTTCCGGTGGACACCGCCCGAGGGCGGGCTGAGCCTGTGGCTGCAACTGCCCGCCGGGACGGCGACCGCGTTCAGCGAGGTCGCCACCCGGTTCGGGGTGGCGGTGGTACCCGGTGGCGTGCTGTCCCCGCGCGGGCTGTCCGACGACCACGTCCGCATCGTGTACGCGCGGCCGCCGGAGGTGTTCGACGAAGGCGTCCACCGGCTGGCCGCCGCGTGGGCGCGGTACCGGCACAGCGGCGACGACCAGCCGGTGCTGCTGTGA
- a CDS encoding sialidase family protein, producing MRSSAAWRAVPLVVAVLLAGLLGGTPASADTARPGFDQQALFNPKQEQGYSCFRIPAIVKSTHDTLLAFAEGRVHDCGDAGDIDLVLKRSTDGGKTWSPLSVVNPGDGDTHGNPVPIVDQTTGRIVLITTYNAGRTDGKGCAVPCARTPHVQYSDDDGLTWSAPVDISAQASRPEWDAWYASGPVHGIQLSKGPHRGRLVFGVNAETAQGTNPVVNYGALVYSDDHGQTWHIGAVDSYPFQAKGPFPQKPSEISVVELADGSVYAGGREQSGTDIGNRDFAISRDGGETFSQPFRTIPDLVTPMVQGSLLRLDRPGPDRILFASPSDTDRRRWMMIRSSYDGGRSWEDAEQGTRVTDDWSGYSDMVQITGRHAATTEIGLMYEGGPVDARDEIRFARFAEDVLGWRNSPGPTTRDVSGQRSNAYLIGDPATVPGRYGSALELDGVDDFVRVPYDSSQLVGDGDFTWTGWVNYGASTSNQVFFWMGGMGSTAPQIWLRGEPAANRLIASMTTPSGTKQISSAGAYADQQWHHVALQRTGGQLVLWVDGAQVAAGPAAAGSVTQTVSFQFWLGRRLDGTFGLTGDLDEVRLYRRALSPSELDSIRTANAPVRDSLVLRLPF from the coding sequence ATGAGATCGTCCGCAGCGTGGCGCGCGGTCCCGCTCGTGGTAGCGGTGCTGCTCGCCGGCCTGCTCGGGGGCACCCCCGCCTCCGCCGACACCGCCAGACCCGGGTTCGACCAGCAGGCGCTGTTCAACCCCAAGCAGGAGCAGGGCTACTCCTGCTTCCGCATCCCCGCCATCGTCAAGAGCACCCACGACACCCTCCTGGCCTTCGCCGAGGGCCGGGTGCACGACTGCGGCGACGCCGGTGACATCGACCTCGTCCTCAAGCGCTCCACCGACGGCGGCAAGACCTGGTCGCCGCTGAGCGTCGTCAACCCCGGCGACGGCGACACGCACGGCAACCCGGTGCCGATCGTGGACCAGACCACCGGGCGCATCGTCCTGATCACCACCTACAACGCCGGCCGCACGGACGGCAAGGGCTGCGCGGTGCCGTGCGCCCGCACCCCGCACGTGCAGTACAGCGACGACGACGGGCTGACTTGGTCGGCGCCCGTCGACATCAGCGCGCAGGCGAGCCGGCCGGAGTGGGACGCGTGGTACGCCTCGGGTCCGGTGCACGGCATCCAGCTCAGCAAGGGCCCGCACCGCGGGCGCCTGGTGTTCGGTGTGAACGCGGAGACCGCGCAGGGCACCAACCCGGTGGTCAACTACGGCGCGCTCGTCTACAGCGACGACCACGGCCAGACCTGGCACATCGGCGCGGTGGACAGCTACCCGTTCCAGGCGAAGGGGCCGTTCCCGCAGAAGCCGTCGGAGATCAGCGTCGTGGAGCTGGCCGACGGGTCGGTCTACGCCGGTGGCCGCGAGCAGAGCGGCACCGACATCGGCAACCGCGACTTCGCGATCAGCCGGGATGGCGGGGAGACGTTCAGCCAGCCGTTCCGGACGATCCCCGACCTGGTGACGCCGATGGTGCAGGGTTCGCTGCTGCGCCTGGACCGGCCGGGACCGGACCGCATCCTGTTCGCCTCGCCGTCGGACACCGACCGGCGCCGGTGGATGATGATCCGCTCGTCCTACGACGGCGGCCGGAGCTGGGAGGACGCCGAGCAGGGCACCCGGGTCACCGACGACTGGTCCGGCTACTCGGACATGGTGCAGATCACCGGCCGGCACGCGGCCACGACCGAGATCGGGCTGATGTACGAGGGCGGTCCGGTGGACGCCCGGGACGAGATCCGCTTCGCGCGCTTCGCCGAGGACGTGCTCGGCTGGCGCAACTCGCCCGGCCCGACGACCCGGGACGTGTCGGGTCAGCGGTCCAACGCCTACCTGATCGGCGACCCGGCGACGGTCCCCGGCCGCTACGGCAGCGCGCTGGAACTGGACGGCGTGGACGACTTCGTCCGCGTGCCCTACGACAGCTCGCAGCTGGTCGGGGACGGTGACTTCACCTGGACCGGCTGGGTGAACTACGGCGCGTCGACGAGCAACCAGGTGTTCTTCTGGATGGGCGGCATGGGCTCGACCGCGCCGCAGATCTGGCTGCGCGGCGAACCGGCCGCGAACCGCCTGATCGCCTCGATGACCACCCCCTCCGGCACGAAGCAGATCAGCTCCGCGGGTGCCTACGCGGATCAGCAGTGGCACCACGTGGCGTTGCAGCGCACCGGCGGGCAGCTGGTGCTGTGGGTCGACGGCGCGCAGGTGGCCGCCGGTCCGGCCGCGGCCGGTTCGGTGACCCAGACGGTGTCGTTCCAGTTCTGGCTGGGCCGCCGCCTCGACGGCACCTTCGGGCTGACGGGCGACCTGGACGAGGTCCGGCTCTACCGCCGCGCCCTGTCACCGTCCGAACTGGACAGCATCCGCACGGCGAACGCCCCGGTGCGGGACTCGCTCGTGCTGCGGCTGCCGTTCTGA
- a CDS encoding NADP-dependent phosphogluconate dehydrogenase, translated as MQLGLVGLGKMGGPMARRITEAGHEVVGADSSADAVERARAAGITATGSLADLVAALAPPRAVWVMVPPPLTGGVLDELAGLLEEDDLVVDGGNSDWREAAGRAERLAAAGIRFLDVGVSGGQWGWRHGYGLTVGGAAEDAERIEPVLTALAAPGAVAVVGPTGSGHFVKAVHNAVEYGLMQAYAEGFALLSARDGLDPLTALRVWQAGCSARSFLLEQTVDALAADPALSGVGTAVADSGMGRWTAEEAVRQGIATPVLTAALQARFTSRDDDRAANRLLVAARAQIGGHAHA; from the coding sequence ATGCAGCTCGGATTGGTTGGTCTGGGGAAGATGGGCGGGCCCATGGCTCGCCGCATCACCGAGGCCGGGCACGAGGTGGTCGGCGCCGACTCGTCCGCGGACGCGGTCGAGCGGGCCCGCGCGGCGGGCATCACCGCCACCGGTTCACTGGCCGATCTCGTGGCGGCCCTGGCGCCACCGCGCGCGGTGTGGGTGATGGTGCCGCCGCCCCTGACCGGCGGGGTGCTCGACGAGCTCGCCGGGCTCCTCGAGGAGGACGATCTCGTCGTCGACGGCGGCAACAGCGACTGGCGGGAGGCGGCCGGGCGGGCCGAACGGCTGGCCGCGGCCGGTATCCGGTTCCTCGACGTCGGCGTCAGCGGGGGCCAGTGGGGCTGGCGGCACGGGTACGGGCTGACGGTCGGGGGCGCGGCGGAGGACGCCGAGCGCATCGAGCCGGTGCTGACGGCCCTGGCCGCGCCGGGCGCGGTCGCCGTGGTCGGGCCCACGGGTTCCGGCCACTTCGTCAAGGCCGTGCACAACGCCGTGGAGTACGGCCTGATGCAGGCGTACGCGGAAGGCTTCGCGCTGCTGTCCGCGCGCGACGGGCTCGACCCGCTCACGGCGCTGCGCGTGTGGCAGGCGGGCTGTTCGGCCCGGTCGTTCCTGCTGGAGCAGACCGTCGACGCGCTGGCCGCCGACCCCGCGCTCAGCGGTGTCGGCACGGCCGTCGCCGACTCCGGCATGGGCCGCTGGACCGCGGAGGAGGCCGTCCGGCAGGGCATCGCCACGCCGGTGCTGACCGCGGCGTTGCAGGCCAGGTTCACCAGCCGGGACGACGACCGGGCGGCCAACCGTCTGCTCGTCGCCGCGCGGGCGCAGATCGGGGGGCACGCACATGCCTGA
- a CDS encoding dihydrodipicolinate synthase family protein: MTRFTGIIPPLCTPFRDDFTIDVDSLRRHLDVQLDAGVHGVFVLGSSSEVAFLPDRQRRVVIETTVEHVGGRVPVLAGCIDMTTLRVAEHIRVAEEAGADALVITAPYYTRTHVAEIEQHFRLLHAQATLPIFAYDIPMAVHTKLDREMVLRLAADGVIAGIKDSSGDEAGFSALLLGRQERGLSGFAVFTGSELVVDLALQIGADGAVPGLANVDPRGYVSIWDSVRAGDLAAARREQERLLRLFDITCAAPPERMGRGSAGLGAFKAAMKMRGFIDNPVMAPPQLPLNDEELLRIKGTLTEAGLL, from the coding sequence ATGACTCGATTCACCGGCATCATCCCGCCGCTGTGCACCCCGTTCCGGGACGACTTCACGATCGACGTCGACTCGCTGCGGCGGCACCTGGACGTCCAGCTGGACGCGGGTGTGCACGGGGTGTTCGTGCTCGGTTCGTCCAGCGAGGTGGCCTTCCTGCCGGACCGGCAGCGCCGGGTGGTGATCGAGACGACGGTGGAGCACGTCGGCGGCCGGGTCCCGGTGCTGGCCGGCTGCATCGACATGACGACACTGCGGGTGGCCGAGCACATCCGCGTCGCCGAGGAGGCCGGCGCGGACGCACTGGTCATCACCGCGCCCTACTACACGCGCACGCACGTCGCGGAGATCGAGCAGCACTTCCGGCTGCTGCACGCGCAGGCCACGCTGCCGATCTTCGCCTACGACATCCCGATGGCGGTGCACACCAAGCTGGACCGGGAGATGGTGCTGCGCCTGGCCGCGGACGGCGTGATCGCCGGCATCAAGGACTCCAGCGGTGACGAGGCCGGGTTCAGCGCGCTGCTGCTGGGACGGCAGGAGCGCGGACTGTCCGGGTTCGCCGTGTTCACCGGATCGGAACTGGTCGTGGACCTGGCGCTGCAGATCGGAGCCGACGGCGCGGTGCCCGGACTGGCCAATGTGGACCCGCGAGGGTACGTGTCCATCTGGGACAGTGTGCGCGCGGGCGATCTCGCCGCGGCCCGGCGGGAGCAGGAACGGCTCCTGCGGCTGTTCGACATCACGTGCGCCGCACCGCCGGAGCGGATGGGGCGCGGCTCGGCCGGGCTGGGCGCGTTCAAGGCGGCGATGAAGATGCGCGGGTTCATCGACAACCCGGTGATGGCGCCCCCGCAGCTCCCGCTCAACGACGAGGAACTGCTCCGGATCAAGGGCACGCTCACCGAGGCGGGCCTGCTGTGA
- a CDS encoding alpha-amylase family glycosyl hydrolase, which produces MRDRPWWQDAIGYQVYLPSFQDSDGDGWGDLPGLISRLDHLHDLGVTLLWISPFHPSPMRDHGYDVADYRGVDPRYGTLDDVDKLLCAAHERGIRVVADLVVNHTSSEHPWFRSARRSRTDPMRDRYIWRDPAPDGGPPNNWLSHFGGPAWTFDEHTGQYYLHLFTPDQPDLNWQNPEVADEVDDILRFWFDRGLDGFRIDTAHYLTKHPGLPDNPWLAAEDVPVQGGVAAEWLRQDHRYDIEQPSAMDIHRRWRAIADFYHAVLIGEVYILDPARLATYVQADGLHSTFWFGLVESGWAPERVATMLRAAAAAAPNLAWVQSSHDRKRAVTRYGSARRAIAVATLLMGLPGIPFLYNGEELGLPDGTVPPGHAQDPLAAADGGSQSRDGARTPMPWEPGPGLGFTTAPAAWLPFGDRRPGDTVAEQRDDPSSPLSIHRRLIAARARTACARTAPLWLEDSGDVLGYRTGPIVVAANLSEAPHPFDPGPGRWRCEFDTDDPEADRVPAELAPGQAVMLRQEAAAAG; this is translated from the coding sequence ATGCGCGATCGTCCATGGTGGCAGGACGCCATCGGTTACCAGGTGTACCTGCCGTCCTTTCAGGACAGCGACGGCGACGGCTGGGGCGATCTGCCCGGTCTGATCAGCCGTCTGGACCACCTCCACGACCTCGGCGTCACCTTGCTGTGGATCAGTCCGTTCCACCCCTCGCCGATGCGGGACCACGGGTACGACGTCGCCGACTACCGCGGGGTCGACCCGCGCTACGGCACACTGGACGATGTGGACAAGCTGCTGTGCGCCGCGCACGAGCGGGGCATCCGGGTCGTCGCCGACCTCGTGGTGAACCACACCAGCAGCGAGCACCCGTGGTTCCGCAGCGCGCGCCGGTCCCGCACCGACCCGATGCGGGACCGCTACATCTGGCGCGACCCCGCGCCGGACGGCGGCCCGCCGAACAACTGGCTCTCGCACTTCGGCGGTCCCGCGTGGACGTTCGACGAGCACACCGGCCAGTACTACCTCCACCTGTTCACGCCGGACCAGCCGGACCTCAACTGGCAGAACCCGGAGGTCGCCGACGAGGTCGACGACATCCTGCGCTTCTGGTTCGACCGCGGCCTCGACGGCTTCCGCATCGACACCGCGCACTACCTCACCAAGCACCCCGGACTCCCCGACAACCCGTGGCTGGCGGCGGAAGACGTGCCGGTGCAGGGCGGGGTGGCGGCCGAGTGGCTGCGGCAGGACCACCGGTACGACATCGAGCAGCCCTCGGCGATGGACATCCACCGCCGCTGGCGCGCGATCGCCGACTTCTACCACGCGGTGCTGATCGGCGAGGTGTACATCCTCGACCCCGCCCGGCTCGCCACCTACGTGCAGGCGGACGGCCTGCACTCCACGTTCTGGTTCGGACTGGTCGAGTCCGGCTGGGCGCCCGAGCGGGTGGCCACCATGCTGCGGGCCGCGGCCGCCGCCGCGCCCAACCTCGCCTGGGTGCAGAGCAGCCACGACCGCAAGCGCGCCGTCACCCGCTACGGCAGCGCCCGGCGCGCCATCGCGGTGGCCACTCTGCTGATGGGGCTGCCGGGCATCCCGTTCCTCTACAACGGGGAGGAACTGGGCCTGCCCGACGGGACCGTCCCACCCGGACACGCCCAGGACCCGCTCGCCGCGGCCGACGGCGGCAGCCAGTCACGCGACGGCGCCCGCACCCCAATGCCCTGGGAGCCGGGGCCGGGCCTGGGCTTCACCACCGCGCCGGCGGCGTGGCTGCCCTTCGGTGATCGCCGCCCGGGGGACACGGTGGCGGAGCAGCGGGACGACCCGTCCTCGCCGCTGTCGATACACCGCAGGCTGATCGCCGCCCGCGCCCGCACCGCGTGCGCCCGCACCGCACCGCTGTGGCTCGAGGACAGCGGGGACGTGCTCGGCTACCGCACCGGCCCGATCGTGGTCGCCGCCAACCTGTCCGAGGCACCGCACCCGTTCGACCCCGGTCCGGGCCGGTGGCGATGCGAGTTCGACACCGACGACCCCGAGGCGGACCGGGTGCCCGCCGAACTGGCGCCCGGCCAGGCGGTGATGCTGCGGCAGGAGGCGGCGGCTGCGGGGTGA